A part of Streptantibioticus cattleyicolor NRRL 8057 = DSM 46488 genomic DNA contains:
- a CDS encoding LysR family transcriptional regulator, with protein sequence MELRTLRYFVAVAEESHFGRAAVRLHMSQPPLSRAIKQLETEIGAALFDRSSAGVTLTPVGVVLLDEARALLDQADRVRVRVAAAAGTATVTVGVLGDGADPDATRLAAAFRARHPGVEVTVRETGLTDPTCGLHAGTVDVALTRGPFDETGLSVRELRADPVGALLRAGDPLAARATLTTADLAGRRWFRFPEGTDPLWRSYWNGGEPREGPVVRTVQECRQAVLWNGTVGMTLLDDEPVEGLTVVPLTDMPPSPAVVAWNTGDTNPLVRSFVRTAVAAYRGRSGRP encoded by the coding sequence ATGGAGCTGCGCACGCTGCGTTATTTCGTGGCGGTCGCCGAGGAGTCGCACTTCGGCCGGGCCGCCGTCCGGCTGCACATGAGCCAGCCGCCGCTGAGCCGGGCGATCAAGCAGCTGGAGACCGAGATCGGGGCCGCGTTGTTCGACCGGTCGTCCGCCGGCGTCACGCTGACCCCGGTGGGGGTCGTGCTGCTCGACGAGGCGCGTGCCCTGCTCGACCAGGCCGACCGGGTACGCGTCCGGGTGGCCGCCGCGGCCGGAACGGCGACCGTCACCGTCGGCGTCCTGGGGGACGGCGCCGACCCGGACGCGACACGGCTCGCCGCCGCCTTCCGCGCGCGGCACCCGGGCGTCGAGGTCACCGTCCGCGAGACCGGCCTGACCGACCCCACCTGCGGGCTGCACGCCGGAACGGTCGACGTCGCCCTGACCCGGGGGCCGTTCGACGAGACCGGTCTGAGCGTGCGCGAGTTGCGCGCCGACCCGGTGGGAGCCCTGCTGCGCGCCGGCGATCCGCTGGCCGCCCGCGCCACCCTGACCACGGCCGACCTGGCCGGCCGCCGCTGGTTCCGGTTCCCGGAGGGCACCGACCCGCTGTGGCGGTCGTACTGGAACGGCGGGGAACCCCGCGAGGGCCCGGTGGTGCGCACCGTCCAGGAATGCCGGCAGGCCGTGCTCTGGAACGGCACGGTCGGCATGACCCTGCTGGACGACGAACCGGTGGAAGGGCTCACCGTCGTGCCGTTGACCGACATGCCGCCGAGCCCCGCGGTGGTGGCGTGGAACACCGGTGACACCAACCCGCTGGTCCGCTCGTTCGTCCGGACCGCGGTCGCCGCCTACCGCGGCCGGTCCGGACGGCCGTAG
- a CDS encoding helix-turn-helix transcriptional regulator: MPLTINSWLTARKALTSTFSHVPEVAFVQALLDATGGAPPLVLALAEDMAASGVAPESANASAVGITGGPQLARAVDQFADSLDPELLPAALLLSIAAGTVPYEHLAGLTGMPQDALDRCARVLAERGLVDDEAPPTRFRHAPARRRLAARLLDRLVEPARWPTVQTWLLSLYEGPDGSAPHPPEPHVLARLRAAARLRLDAPSRLLLAEQLCWAGQSEAALSLLRDPLPSGADAATFHGLRTLIRCFFPGQDGVPAAPTAGTWNGIGDTPPLTVAAEALTAALAGMPAYEVAPRAERVLSVVELGPGTFQCVLSAVWALLYADRLESAAAWSRRLAQQARRGGGSAWQSVFLTIQATVERQLGSLKASARHNALALELAAEEFSTSPWRLVIEWSRLVASLLHDTEVVDRVAVEPPTTSVLWVYHRYARGRVHLADKRHDEAHADFMACGDALRSWKMDNPTVVPWRSGAALALAALGDRPAGLALALEEVRLARACAAPRALGISLRSAAALADPPFRLDLLRESALVHEAAGARLELAYTLRDVGVEHLRSGEQQQGRATLTTALQLAEQCADAELGTQIRDHLADGAPGEGTSHRTAATALTASQKRVALLARAGRSNRDIAGELFLTVSTVEQHLTQIYRKLGISRRIELARLPAELLTPPG; encoded by the coding sequence GTGCCACTGACCATCAACAGTTGGCTGACCGCACGCAAGGCACTCACCTCGACGTTCAGCCACGTCCCCGAGGTCGCCTTCGTACAGGCCCTGCTCGACGCCACCGGCGGCGCCCCGCCCCTCGTGCTCGCGCTGGCCGAAGACATGGCCGCGAGCGGTGTGGCCCCCGAGAGCGCCAACGCCTCCGCCGTCGGAATCACCGGCGGACCCCAACTCGCCCGCGCCGTCGACCAGTTCGCCGACTCGCTCGACCCGGAACTCCTGCCCGCGGCGCTGCTGCTCAGCATCGCCGCCGGAACGGTCCCGTACGAGCACCTGGCCGGCCTCACCGGCATGCCGCAGGACGCGCTCGACCGCTGCGCACGCGTCCTCGCCGAGCGCGGACTCGTCGACGACGAGGCCCCGCCCACACGGTTCCGGCACGCCCCGGCCCGCCGCCGGCTCGCCGCCCGGCTGCTGGACCGCCTGGTCGAGCCCGCCCGCTGGCCCACCGTCCAGACCTGGCTGCTCAGCCTCTACGAAGGCCCCGACGGCAGCGCGCCGCACCCACCGGAACCCCACGTACTGGCCCGCCTGCGGGCCGCCGCGCGCCTCCGGCTGGACGCCCCCTCGCGGCTGCTCCTCGCCGAGCAGTTGTGCTGGGCGGGCCAGAGCGAAGCGGCGCTCTCCCTGCTCCGTGACCCGCTGCCCTCCGGCGCCGACGCCGCCACGTTCCACGGCCTGCGCACCCTGATCAGATGCTTCTTCCCAGGCCAGGACGGCGTACCCGCCGCGCCGACGGCCGGCACCTGGAACGGCATCGGCGACACACCCCCGTTGACGGTGGCGGCCGAGGCGCTGACCGCGGCGCTGGCCGGGATGCCCGCCTACGAGGTCGCGCCGCGCGCCGAACGAGTGCTCTCCGTCGTGGAGTTGGGGCCCGGTACGTTCCAGTGCGTACTGTCCGCGGTGTGGGCGCTGCTGTACGCGGACCGCCTGGAGAGCGCCGCGGCGTGGAGCCGCCGACTGGCCCAGCAGGCACGACGCGGCGGCGGATCGGCGTGGCAGTCGGTCTTCCTCACCATCCAGGCCACCGTGGAGCGGCAACTCGGCTCGCTCAAGGCGTCCGCCCGGCACAACGCGCTCGCGCTGGAACTGGCCGCCGAGGAGTTCTCCACCTCGCCGTGGCGACTGGTGATCGAGTGGAGCAGGCTGGTCGCCAGCCTGCTGCACGACACCGAGGTGGTCGACCGGGTCGCGGTCGAACCGCCGACCACCAGCGTGCTGTGGGTCTACCACCGCTACGCCCGCGGACGCGTCCACCTCGCCGACAAACGCCACGACGAGGCCCACGCGGACTTCATGGCCTGCGGGGACGCGCTGCGTTCCTGGAAGATGGACAACCCCACCGTGGTGCCCTGGCGATCCGGCGCGGCGCTGGCGCTGGCGGCCCTGGGCGACCGGCCCGCCGGGCTGGCGCTGGCCCTGGAGGAGGTCCGCCTCGCCCGTGCCTGCGCCGCGCCACGAGCGCTCGGCATCAGCCTGCGCAGCGCGGCGGCGCTGGCCGACCCCCCGTTCCGACTCGACCTGCTGCGCGAGTCGGCGCTGGTGCACGAGGCCGCGGGCGCCCGGCTGGAGCTGGCCTACACCCTGCGTGACGTGGGCGTGGAACACCTCCGCAGCGGCGAACAGCAGCAAGGCCGCGCCACGTTGACCACCGCCCTGCAACTCGCCGAACAGTGCGCCGACGCCGAACTGGGCACGCAGATCCGCGACCACCTCGCCGACGGCGCCCCCGGCGAGGGCACGTCCCACCGCACCGCCGCCACCGCGCTGACCGCCAGCCAGAAACGGGTGGCGCTGCTGGCCAGGGCCGGACGCAGCAACCGCGACATCGCCGGCGAACTCTTCCTCACCGTCAGCACGGTTGAGCAGCACCTCACCCAGATCTACCGCAAACTCGGGATCAGCCGCCGCATCGAACTGGCCCGGCTCCCCGCCGAGCTGCTGACCCCGCCCGGATAG
- a CDS encoding GNAT family N-acetyltransferase, with product MTSADDAAYTFRTARAEDTAGIADLDGSFTTSTVFRVAVTDDGFTLRETSVHPPLTKVFPDDEPDDEPHGDEEDTGRRHTVVAVTADGELAGFAAVSHSPWNRRLTVEDIEVAPAHRGRGVGRQLMCHAAEFARERGATHIWLEVTNVNAPAIHAYRAMGFSFCGLDTTLYEGTASQGEQALYMSRPCP from the coding sequence GTGACCAGTGCTGACGACGCGGCGTACACGTTCCGCACCGCCCGGGCCGAGGACACGGCGGGCATCGCGGACCTCGACGGATCCTTCACCACGAGCACCGTCTTCCGGGTGGCCGTCACCGACGACGGCTTCACGCTGCGGGAAACCTCCGTCCACCCGCCGCTGACCAAGGTCTTCCCCGACGACGAACCCGACGACGAACCCCACGGCGACGAGGAGGACACCGGCCGGCGGCACACCGTCGTCGCCGTCACCGCCGACGGCGAACTGGCCGGCTTCGCCGCCGTGTCCCACTCGCCGTGGAACCGCCGCCTGACCGTCGAAGACATCGAGGTCGCCCCCGCCCACCGGGGCCGCGGCGTCGGGCGCCAACTCATGTGCCACGCCGCCGAGTTCGCCCGCGAACGGGGCGCCACGCACATCTGGCTGGAAGTCACCAACGTCAACGCACCCGCGATCCACGCCTACCGGGCGATGGGCTTCTCCTTCTGCGGACTGGACACGACCCTGTACGAAGGCACCGCCTCCCAGGGCGAACAGGCCCTCTACATGAGCAGGCCCTGCCCCTGA
- a CDS encoding alpha/beta hydrolase family protein has protein sequence MSDVPTGTPTTVISAKPVVLPAPGRGEDLQVRVSAPATGDRLPVIVFSHGFGWSMNGYAPLADFWAAEGFVVVQPTHLDSRTLAIPADDPRTPRIWRIRVEDVTRVLDGLDVLEASVPGLGGRVDHDAVAVAGHSWGAQTASTLLGARVLGPDGVPGDDMSDPRVKAGVLLALPGLGDDLTPFAAEHLPFMRPSFDHMTTPALIVAGDHDDSPLSTRGPDWFTDPYTHSPADKSLLTLFGAEHSLGGIPGYEVAETTDENPARVALVQRLTSAFLRSALHPGDTAWKAAVTALEETPDPLGTLRHK, from the coding sequence ATGTCCGACGTACCCACGGGTACCCCCACCACCGTCATATCCGCGAAGCCGGTCGTCCTGCCCGCCCCGGGCCGCGGCGAGGACCTCCAGGTCCGCGTCTCCGCCCCGGCCACCGGCGATCGACTTCCCGTCATCGTCTTCTCGCACGGCTTCGGCTGGTCCATGAACGGCTACGCGCCGCTCGCCGACTTCTGGGCCGCCGAGGGCTTCGTCGTCGTACAACCCACCCACCTCGACTCCCGCACGCTCGCCATCCCCGCCGACGACCCCCGTACCCCACGGATCTGGCGCATCCGTGTCGAGGACGTCACACGCGTGCTGGACGGACTCGACGTGCTGGAAGCCTCCGTGCCGGGCCTCGGCGGACGGGTCGACCACGACGCCGTCGCCGTGGCCGGCCACTCCTGGGGCGCCCAGACGGCGAGCACCCTGCTGGGCGCACGCGTCCTCGGCCCCGACGGCGTTCCCGGTGACGACATGTCCGACCCCCGCGTCAAGGCGGGCGTGCTCCTCGCCCTGCCCGGCCTCGGCGACGATCTCACCCCGTTCGCCGCCGAACACCTCCCCTTCATGAGGCCGTCCTTCGACCACATGACCACCCCGGCGCTCATCGTCGCCGGGGACCACGACGACTCCCCGCTGTCGACGCGCGGACCGGACTGGTTCACCGACCCCTACACCCACAGCCCGGCCGACAAGAGCCTGCTCACCCTCTTCGGCGCGGAACACTCACTCGGCGGCATCCCCGGATACGAGGTCGCCGAGACCACCGACGAGAACCCCGCCCGCGTCGCCCTCGTCCAACGCCTCACCTCCGCCTTCCTGCGCAGCGCCCTCCACCCCGGGGACACGGCCTGGAAGGCGGCGGTCACCGCGCTGGAGGAGACCCCCGACCCGCTGGGGACGCTGCGGCACAAGTAG
- a CDS encoding cupin domain-containing protein, with translation MTDASKTVSVVGPGEGETILLGTTRMRILEDGGNTGHRLGIAESVLAPHTPGPPQHRHAQHDEGFYIISGTVRFTVGDQDHDAPAGTLVMVPPGAPHTFANVTDQPAVMLSTFTPDLYVQYFRDLRTMFAEGQALTPEANIRAMTRYATEPATDFS, from the coding sequence ATGACTGACGCATCGAAGACCGTATCGGTGGTCGGCCCCGGGGAGGGCGAAACCATCCTCCTGGGCACCACGCGCATGCGCATCCTGGAGGACGGCGGCAACACCGGGCACCGCCTCGGCATCGCCGAGTCCGTCCTCGCCCCGCACACCCCCGGGCCCCCGCAACACCGTCACGCCCAGCACGACGAGGGCTTCTACATCATCTCCGGCACCGTCCGGTTCACCGTCGGCGACCAGGACCACGACGCCCCCGCGGGCACCCTCGTCATGGTCCCGCCCGGCGCCCCGCACACCTTCGCCAACGTCACCGATCAACCGGCCGTCATGCTCAGCACGTTCACCCCGGACCTGTACGTCCAGTACTTCCGCGACCTGCGCACCATGTTCGCCGAGGGCCAGGCGCTCACCCCCGAGGCGAACATCCGCGCCATGACCCGTTACGCCACCGAACCCGCCACCGACTTCTCCTGA
- a CDS encoding nuclear transport factor 2 family protein, whose product MSASPSPADLYRRSLRLLLEKDIAGWVGLWAEDGVMEFPFAPDGWPERLEGKEAIAAYMRHYPDHIDLRDFPTVRIHTTTDPEVIVVEMRGTGRLVRTGEPFDMTYVAVVTVVRGRITSYRDYWNPLAVATRPGADFTRSLR is encoded by the coding sequence ATGTCCGCATCGCCGTCCCCCGCGGATCTGTACCGCCGCAGCCTGCGGTTGCTCCTGGAAAAAGACATCGCCGGCTGGGTCGGCCTGTGGGCCGAGGACGGCGTGATGGAGTTCCCGTTCGCCCCCGACGGCTGGCCGGAGCGACTGGAGGGCAAGGAGGCCATCGCCGCCTACATGCGCCACTACCCCGACCACATCGACCTGCGTGACTTTCCCACCGTGCGAATCCACACCACCACCGATCCGGAGGTGATCGTGGTGGAGATGCGCGGCACCGGCCGCCTGGTGCGGACCGGCGAGCCCTTCGACATGACCTACGTCGCCGTGGTCACCGTCGTGCGGGGACGCATCACGTCCTACCGCGACTACTGGAACCCGCTCGCCGTCGCCACCCGACCCGGCGCCGACTTCACCCGGAGCCTTCGATGA